From Halotia branconii CENA392, the proteins below share one genomic window:
- a CDS encoding fimbrial biogenesis chaperone: protein MFPKFRNIALSAIGLLALGMPPATALNVGVTPSRFELEINSKNTRSQSIRLLNLSSKPVEIKAFVRSWVMSQDNKLQDVAPTAESLDQWIVFTPSRFIIPARGAQTIRFAIRPKTQPKPGEHRAVLYLQEVSPKNQVDPKTKMRVISQIGVVIYGYVGDVKRTGVLNSVAVDTKKKTQNAVFDVSNQGNAYVRLNGQYAIWPAAKYPGSEATKPIANVDKPNAKLPENVVDAGYLPFSPVLPNNRRQLQLPITKNLPPGNYVLDINGDLSGVAINKGIPFTVPVANTIEAQVKPAVRNLRNSLRSK, encoded by the coding sequence ATGTTTCCAAAATTTAGAAATATAGCCTTAAGTGCAATCGGGTTGTTAGCTCTGGGAATGCCACCTGCTACAGCACTAAATGTTGGTGTAACTCCCTCCCGATTTGAATTAGAAATCAATAGCAAAAATACTCGTTCTCAGTCTATTCGCCTTCTAAACCTTTCTTCCAAACCAGTAGAAATTAAGGCTTTTGTTCGGTCTTGGGTGATGAGTCAAGACAACAAACTACAAGATGTTGCACCCACTGCGGAATCTTTAGACCAGTGGATTGTTTTTACCCCTTCCCGATTTATAATTCCTGCACGTGGCGCCCAAACTATCCGCTTTGCAATTCGTCCTAAAACCCAACCCAAACCAGGAGAACACCGGGCTGTACTTTATCTCCAAGAAGTTTCTCCTAAAAATCAAGTTGACCCTAAAACCAAAATGAGGGTCATCTCTCAAATAGGTGTTGTCATCTATGGTTATGTCGGAGACGTAAAAAGAACTGGTGTACTTAATTCTGTAGCTGTAGACACCAAAAAGAAAACTCAAAACGCGGTATTTGACGTTTCTAATCAAGGTAATGCTTATGTGCGATTGAATGGTCAATATGCCATTTGGCCTGCTGCTAAATATCCCGGTTCTGAGGCTACAAAACCTATAGCTAATGTAGACAAGCCCAATGCCAAGCTCCCAGAAAATGTAGTAGACGCAGGATATTTACCCTTTTCACCAGTACTACCTAATAACCGCCGTCAACTTCAGCTACCAATTACCAAAAATTTACCGCCTGGAAATTACGTATTAGACATTAATGGAGATTTGAGTGGTGTAGCCATCAACAAAGGTATTCCATTTACAGTTCCAGTAGCTAATACTATCGAGGCTCAAGTTAAACCGGCTGTGCGAAACCTCCGAAACTCTCTTCGTAGTAAATAG
- a CDS encoding GGDEF domain-containing response regulator produces the protein MSGISPFSLSKQPPVILVADDDKAIRVLLRKAMEQEGYRVVEVTDGKQCLDAYENVKPDIVLLDAVMPVMDGFTCCKHLLQIAKNNLMSALASLDTDSGLGNTVISKLWGRTPILMITSLDDEHSVDRAFEAGATDYVTKPIHWAVLRQRLRQLLQQGQVYKQLEEANLALQQLANVDGLTGLANRRRFDDYLNTQWINLAQEGSPLSLILCDIDFFKFYNDQYGHPAGDLCLQKVGAVLSHKAQKHQDLVARYGGEEFAVIMPYTHAEGAIHVAKAIQAGVRNLQIAHSGSTVSQSVTLSIGVSTIIPTWESSPLNLIVTADTALYRAKAEGRDRIVLN, from the coding sequence ATGTCAGGCATAAGCCCATTTTCTCTTTCTAAACAACCTCCAGTAATTCTGGTGGCTGATGATGACAAGGCCATCCGAGTGCTGTTGCGTAAAGCTATGGAACAAGAAGGCTATCGTGTAGTTGAGGTTACTGATGGTAAGCAGTGTTTAGATGCTTATGAGAATGTCAAACCAGATATAGTTTTGCTAGATGCTGTCATGCCTGTGATGGATGGGTTTACTTGTTGTAAACATTTACTCCAAATTGCTAAAAATAATTTGATGTCAGCACTTGCCAGCTTAGATACTGACTCTGGCTTGGGTAATACCGTAATTTCAAAGTTATGGGGACGTACTCCGATACTGATGATCACAAGTTTAGATGATGAACATTCTGTAGACCGTGCTTTTGAGGCAGGGGCGACAGATTATGTCACTAAACCAATTCACTGGGCGGTGTTGCGCCAGCGGTTACGACAATTGTTGCAGCAAGGGCAAGTATATAAACAGTTAGAAGAGGCAAACTTGGCTTTACAGCAACTAGCTAACGTTGATGGCTTAACGGGGTTGGCTAATCGTCGTCGCTTTGACGATTATCTAAATACACAGTGGATTAATTTGGCACAGGAGGGGTCTCCCCTGTCGTTAATTTTATGCGACATAGATTTCTTTAAATTTTACAACGATCAATATGGCCATCCGGCTGGCGATCTCTGCTTACAAAAGGTAGGCGCTGTTTTAAGCCATAAGGCACAAAAACATCAAGATTTAGTGGCACGTTATGGTGGTGAGGAATTTGCTGTGATTATGCCATATACTCATGCAGAGGGTGCAATTCATGTTGCTAAGGCAATACAAGCGGGAGTTAGAAATTTACAAATTGCTCACAGTGGATCTACGGTAAGTCAGTCTGTCACCCTCAGTATAGGAGTATCTACTATTATTCCTACTTGGGAATCTTCACCTTTAAATTTAATTGTGACGGCAGACACAGCACTTTATCGCGCTAAAGCAGAAGGGCGCGATCGCATTGTTCTTAATTGA
- a CDS encoding response regulator — protein sequence MLMLSCEFSTLRVLVADDHELTRLTLQLAFSCQENIQVVGLASNGQEAIEMVKRHHPDVIVLDLQMPVMDGWSASSHIKAISPQTQILAYSSVEDMSFVQTQAMPNFDDVCKKDVSTTELIALVKQLGKRSKDASVVG from the coding sequence ATGTTAATGTTATCCTGTGAGTTTTCTACGTTGCGTGTTCTAGTCGCAGATGATCACGAGTTAACTCGTTTAACCTTACAATTAGCTTTTTCTTGTCAGGAAAATATTCAAGTAGTAGGGTTAGCTAGTAATGGTCAAGAAGCTATTGAAATGGTGAAACGCCATCACCCTGATGTGATTGTTTTAGATTTACAGATGCCAGTCATGGATGGCTGGAGTGCTTCTAGCCATATTAAAGCTATTTCTCCACAAACTCAAATATTAGCTTACTCTTCAGTAGAAGACATGAGTTTTGTACAGACACAAGCAATGCCTAATTTTGATGATGTTTGTAAGAAAGATGTCTCAACGACTGAACTCATCGCTTTGGTAAAGCAGCTAGGAAAGCGTTCAAAAGACGCTTCTGTCGTAGGATAA
- a CDS encoding chlororespiratory reduction protein 7 — protein MPDSLMYQQDNFVVLETNQPEQFLTSSELLEKLKTVLQKINSQDLPPDLHKFDSAEAQAQYLIDTSCELDISPGEYLQWYAVRMEK, from the coding sequence ATGCCAGATTCATTAATGTATCAACAAGATAATTTTGTTGTTCTAGAAACAAACCAACCAGAACAATTCCTGACATCATCAGAATTATTAGAAAAACTGAAAACTGTTTTGCAAAAAATTAATTCCCAGGATTTACCACCAGATTTACACAAATTTGATTCTGCGGAAGCTCAAGCACAATATTTAATAGACACAAGTTGTGAGTTAGACATTAGTCCTGGAGAATATTTACAGTGGTATGCAGTACGTATGGAAAAGTAA
- a CDS encoding DUF2854 domain-containing protein has protein sequence MLRQISLGTLGLTVGSILTIIGFVAYAANNATLNLVGFFYGFPLLLGGLALKANEMKPVPFSQATTPSVLLLRKQQATVTQNKIRKDITRYCYGQEAHLDRALSFLNLSPTDEERPIVTGLRETEVNGAYTLILEFDSPRISINDWQEKQEKMTKYFGPGVEVKITQPNENKIELALITAKQE, from the coding sequence ATGTTACGCCAAATCTCTTTGGGAACACTCGGTTTAACCGTCGGCAGCATATTAACCATTATTGGTTTCGTTGCCTACGCTGCTAATAATGCCACACTAAACCTTGTAGGATTTTTTTACGGTTTTCCTCTACTACTGGGAGGATTGGCACTCAAAGCCAATGAGATGAAGCCTGTACCCTTCAGCCAAGCTACAACGCCGTCAGTATTGCTCTTGCGAAAACAGCAAGCAACTGTGACTCAAAATAAAATTCGCAAAGATATTACTAGATATTGCTATGGTCAAGAGGCGCATTTAGATAGGGCTTTATCTTTTCTGAATCTGAGTCCTACAGATGAAGAACGACCAATAGTTACAGGTTTACGAGAAACAGAAGTTAATGGCGCTTATACCTTGATTTTAGAATTTGATTCGCCGCGTATATCCATTAACGACTGGCAGGAAAAGCAGGAAAAAATGACCAAATATTTTGGCCCAGGAGTAGAAGTTAAAATAACGCAACCAAATGAAAATAAAATTGAGCTAGCATTAATTACTGCTAAACAAGAATAA
- a CDS encoding carboxypeptidase regulatory-like domain-containing protein produces the protein MFYQNPTPPPTVTILQSENVSCKPPLDDNNSKKSEIIAKAIAAPAAPEILSTAEFSPNDLLQSCSQEQMGKQVVAQNLTLPVASPKSITTDTKETPVEKNNDSTNTLSDNILATSQNLLLGVIINQREVGSLDVVQEGKILLLPLLNFAQLTGFTVENIDGKTQLKTPLGVVAIADDDLKEINGVTYISDIVLREKLATNIELNSADLALIVDVPWRRGDGQSSSQAAELQPEVRPASSGLSNLRQELQFTNNSGDTSWRSSTLLGGRLLDGAWRVRLDNNFVNQPDITEYFFFKRSGQFLYQVGRQQISLHPLINGVNLTGAQFGYTNLPKSRFSTAYNANELLPRRSQPVQTFRGVVPPASFVQLRVSGVIVAQQQVGLSGEYEFIDVNLPPSQTNDIELLVFDRNNPNLPVEIRSLRINVSDLLLPSGGTLQLGGLGLTGNLIQNTLFDDFNSVDSGKLAAFYQVRQGISNDLTLEGALQVLPDTTQAQAGLVWRLANPAILAASVGTSRGGIGYTADLDIQLDKLQIIGNSELFPSGYLYSNQSRDRFNHSLEFQYKFNNDFNLGVITRNYQDQSNSTAHIAPTFYMRPFSGLSLRGRPDIEGRYLFNAFYQPTRNSRLSFNTFGDVYTSDFSYNLNRDYLLSLGGEFGGNLANRYTMTLNRNARSLSGLSWRLGMAYSDGDVGPIVGASMQVLPGLFARAEYQGIPSRTRNLFGGFGDDRLTISLVSDLSFAGGRMAPSNYISIGKDRGGIAGRILVEGKKQGFDLSGSIVRVFNNRNQSAGAAKTDSQGNFFVGNLPEGVYIVEIEPEQLPVELSLKKTTIVAEVASSAVTRLDFPANLEYGMAGRITDVTGQPMSEVEVELIDAEGKRVSTTMTDQFGLYRLDGVPVGNYTLRVPAQEGITNGITLPNLQVAISKDFVYDQNLKLPVAAAVKEIKDNEPAQKP, from the coding sequence ATGTTCTACCAAAACCCAACACCACCCCCAACAGTTACAATCTTACAGTCTGAGAATGTTTCTTGCAAACCACCGCTGGATGATAACAATAGCAAAAAATCTGAGATAATTGCAAAAGCGATCGCCGCGCCTGCTGCACCAGAAATATTATCAACAGCTGAATTTTCCCCAAATGACTTACTACAGTCCTGCTCTCAGGAACAAATGGGAAAACAAGTAGTTGCTCAAAATCTCACATTACCAGTCGCCTCGCCAAAATCGATTACTACTGACACCAAAGAAACCCCAGTAGAAAAAAATAATGATTCGACAAATACTCTCAGTGATAATATTTTAGCCACATCACAAAATTTATTACTGGGAGTAATCATTAACCAGCGAGAAGTTGGCAGTTTAGATGTTGTGCAAGAGGGAAAAATATTATTACTTCCATTATTAAATTTTGCCCAACTTACTGGATTTACCGTTGAAAACATAGACGGTAAAACCCAACTTAAAACTCCTTTAGGAGTAGTTGCGATCGCAGATGACGATCTCAAAGAGATTAACGGTGTTACATATATCAGTGATATTGTTTTACGCGAAAAACTAGCTACAAATATTGAACTAAATTCAGCAGATTTAGCTTTGATTGTGGATGTACCTTGGCGAAGAGGTGATGGACAATCTAGTTCTCAAGCAGCTGAATTGCAACCAGAAGTTAGACCTGCTAGTAGTGGGCTTTCAAATCTCAGACAAGAGTTACAGTTTACCAACAATTCTGGAGACACAAGCTGGCGTAGTTCTACTCTTTTAGGAGGACGTTTATTAGACGGAGCATGGCGAGTACGTTTAGATAACAATTTTGTTAACCAACCTGACATTACTGAATACTTTTTCTTTAAGCGTTCTGGTCAATTTCTTTATCAGGTGGGACGACAACAAATCAGTTTACATCCTCTAATTAATGGCGTTAACTTAACCGGAGCGCAATTTGGTTATACTAATCTACCCAAAAGTAGATTTTCTACAGCTTACAACGCTAATGAGCTTTTACCTAGACGCTCTCAACCTGTACAAACATTTCGGGGTGTAGTTCCACCAGCAAGTTTTGTACAGTTAAGAGTTAGCGGAGTTATAGTTGCTCAACAGCAAGTAGGACTGAGTGGAGAATACGAATTTATAGATGTCAATTTGCCTCCAAGTCAAACTAACGACATTGAACTTTTAGTATTTGACCGAAACAATCCAAATTTACCAGTTGAAATTCGTTCTTTGAGGATTAATGTTTCTGATTTGCTACTACCGTCTGGTGGAACTCTTCAACTAGGAGGGTTAGGCTTAACTGGAAACTTAATCCAAAATACTTTGTTTGATGATTTTAATTCTGTTGACTCAGGTAAACTTGCGGCATTTTATCAGGTGCGCCAAGGTATTTCTAATGATTTAACATTAGAAGGGGCATTACAAGTTTTACCCGATACAACACAAGCCCAAGCGGGCTTAGTTTGGCGTTTAGCTAATCCCGCAATTTTAGCTGCTAGTGTTGGTACATCTCGCGGTGGAATTGGTTATACAGCAGACTTAGATATTCAGTTAGATAAATTACAAATTATCGGTAATTCAGAATTATTTCCATCGGGATATCTGTATAGTAATCAATCGCGCGATCGCTTTAACCATAGTCTGGAATTTCAATATAAGTTTAATAACGATTTTAATCTAGGAGTTATTACTCGCAATTACCAAGATCAAAGTAACTCTACTGCTCACATTGCACCAACTTTCTATATGAGGCCTTTTTCAGGCTTATCTTTGAGAGGTAGACCTGATATTGAAGGGCGCTATTTATTCAATGCTTTTTATCAACCAACACGAAATAGTAGACTGTCGTTTAATACTTTTGGTGATGTTTATACAAGCGATTTTAGCTATAACTTAAACCGAGATTATTTACTATCATTGGGCGGCGAATTTGGTGGTAATTTAGCCAATCGTTATACAATGACGCTTAATCGTAATGCTCGCAGTCTATCAGGTCTGAGTTGGCGTTTAGGAATGGCATATAGTGATGGAGATGTTGGGCCAATTGTAGGTGCTAGTATGCAGGTTCTACCTGGTTTATTTGCAAGAGCTGAGTATCAAGGCATTCCATCTAGAACTAGAAACCTTTTTGGCGGTTTTGGTGATGATCGCTTAACAATTTCGCTAGTATCAGATTTATCTTTTGCTGGTGGCAGAATGGCTCCATCTAACTATATCTCTATTGGTAAAGATCGAGGGGGAATAGCTGGGCGAATTTTAGTAGAAGGAAAAAAACAAGGTTTTGATTTAAGTGGATCTATTGTCCGGGTATTCAATAACCGCAACCAAAGCGCTGGTGCAGCCAAAACTGATTCCCAAGGGAACTTCTTCGTTGGTAATTTACCAGAAGGTGTCTATATAGTTGAAATTGAACCAGAACAATTACCTGTAGAACTTTCCTTGAAGAAAACAACTATAGTAGCTGAGGTGGCAAGTTCTGCTGTAACTCGCTTAGATTTCCCTGCCAACTTAGAGTATGGTATGGCAGGTAGAATCACCGATGTTACTGGCCAACCGATGTCAGAAGTGGAAGTAGAGCTAATTGATGCCGAAGGAAAACGAGTTTCTACAACCATGACTGACCAATTTGGTCTTTATCGTCTAGATGGCGTTCCTGTTGGTAACTACACATTAAGGGTTCCGGCTCAAGAAGGCATCACCAACGGCATAACTTTACCTAATCTCCAAGTAGCAATTAGTAAGGATTTCGTCTACGACCAAAATCTCAAGTTACCAGTTGCAGCCGCAGTTAAAGAAATTAAGGACAATGAACCAGCCCAAAAACCTTAG
- the ppk1 gene encoding polyphosphate kinase 1 — MPKSKKSATPINLNDPQYYLNRELSWLEFNNRVLHEACDPRTPLLERLKFLAIFSSNLDEFFMVRVAALKQQVEAKVSQLTPDGRTPQQQLDDIRSTLVPQITKQHQHFDQALQPLLASHGIHILDYINLSQKQRTYLDNYYEDQIFPVLTPLAVDPSHPFPYISNLSLNLAVVVKNPDTEEEFFARVKVPSVLPRFLPLPPELGIQENEQPVNWTGVPLEQAIAHNLESLFPGMNIQEYHPFRITRDADLALEEDEADDLLLAIEQELRKRRMGGTPVRLEIQSQTPEAIRSRLLQDLELTESDVYEVDGLLGLRDLMYFMALPLPELKDPPRQSVVHSRLQRLKEPSLSPDALDMEEGKDFFAVIREKDLLVHHPYQSFSATVVRFITHAAHDPNVLAIKMTLYRTSGDSPIVNALIAAAENGKQVSVLVELKARFDEENNIYWARRLERVGVHVVYGLVGLKTHSKIVLVVRREKDRMRRYVHIGTGNYNPKTARLYTDLGLFSCREELGADITDIFNFLTGYSLQKSYRELLVAPVNMRDRFLSLIHREMENVQNGFSGRIVAKMNSLVDPQIITTLYEASRAGVQIDLIIRGICCLRPGLKDVSENIRVISIIGRFLEHSRIFYFYNNEQEEIYIGSADWMRRNLDRRVEVITLVKDSDIAKDLQEIMGIMLADNRQAWDLQPDGSYVQRQTHEDSPETNSQKTLMNMALRSTGIV, encoded by the coding sequence ATGCCGAAATCGAAAAAGAGCGCTACTCCCATCAATTTGAACGATCCACAATATTATCTTAACCGCGAGTTAAGCTGGTTAGAGTTTAACAATCGGGTATTACATGAAGCCTGTGACCCCAGAACGCCACTACTTGAAAGGCTCAAGTTTTTGGCAATATTTAGTTCCAACTTAGATGAGTTCTTCATGGTGCGGGTTGCGGCTTTGAAACAACAGGTAGAAGCAAAAGTTAGCCAGTTAACTCCCGATGGACGGACACCACAACAACAGTTAGATGATATTCGGTCTACCCTCGTTCCTCAGATAACAAAACAGCACCAACATTTTGACCAAGCATTACAACCGCTATTAGCAAGTCACGGGATTCATATCCTCGATTACATTAATTTGTCTCAAAAACAGCGGACTTATTTGGATAATTACTATGAAGACCAAATATTTCCGGTTTTAACTCCTTTGGCTGTTGACCCTAGCCATCCCTTTCCCTACATTTCCAATCTCAGCTTGAATTTGGCAGTTGTGGTCAAAAACCCCGATACCGAAGAAGAATTTTTTGCTAGAGTCAAAGTCCCTAGCGTTTTGCCGCGATTTTTGCCTTTACCCCCAGAGTTAGGGATTCAGGAAAACGAACAACCCGTTAACTGGACAGGTGTACCTTTAGAACAGGCGATCGCTCACAATCTAGAGTCTTTATTTCCGGGAATGAATATTCAAGAATATCATCCTTTCCGGATTACCCGCGATGCTGATTTGGCTTTAGAAGAAGATGAAGCCGATGATTTATTGCTAGCGATCGAGCAAGAACTGCGAAAACGCCGCATGGGTGGAACTCCAGTTAGGCTAGAAATTCAATCCCAGACTCCTGAAGCCATCCGTTCTAGATTGTTGCAAGATTTAGAATTGACAGAAAGTGATGTTTATGAAGTAGATGGTCTTTTAGGACTGCGGGATTTAATGTATTTCATGGCATTACCATTGCCAGAACTCAAAGATCCACCACGCCAGTCTGTAGTCCATTCCCGTCTGCAACGGCTAAAAGAGCCGAGTTTAAGTCCAGATGCCTTGGATATGGAAGAAGGTAAGGATTTTTTTGCTGTGATTCGGGAAAAGGATTTGCTGGTTCACCATCCTTATCAATCATTCTCAGCAACAGTAGTACGATTTATTACCCATGCTGCTCACGATCCGAATGTGTTAGCGATTAAGATGACTCTTTACCGGACTTCAGGAGATTCGCCTATAGTTAACGCCTTAATTGCTGCTGCCGAAAATGGAAAACAAGTATCTGTATTAGTCGAATTAAAAGCCCGGTTTGACGAAGAAAATAATATTTACTGGGCGAGACGTTTAGAAAGAGTTGGCGTTCATGTTGTCTATGGTTTAGTTGGTCTCAAAACCCATAGCAAAATTGTTTTAGTGGTGCGGCGAGAAAAAGATCGGATGCGTCGTTATGTGCATATTGGCACTGGCAACTATAATCCCAAAACAGCGCGACTGTATACAGACTTAGGATTATTTAGCTGTCGGGAAGAATTGGGTGCTGATATTACAGATATATTTAATTTTTTAACAGGCTATTCTCTGCAAAAGTCTTATCGAGAGTTGCTGGTTGCACCTGTAAATATGCGCGATCGCTTTTTATCATTAATTCATCGTGAAATGGAGAATGTCCAAAATGGGTTTTCTGGGCGCATTGTTGCCAAAATGAACTCTTTAGTTGACCCACAAATTATTACTACTTTATACGAAGCTTCCCGCGCTGGAGTACAAATTGATTTAATTATTCGGGGTATTTGCTGTTTGCGTCCTGGACTCAAAGATGTTAGTGAAAATATTCGCGTCATCAGCATTATCGGTCGATTTTTAGAACACTCCCGAATTTTTTATTTCTATAACAACGAACAAGAAGAAATTTATATTGGCAGTGCTGACTGGATGCGTCGTAACCTAGACCGCAGAGTAGAAGTAATCACCTTAGTTAAAGACTCAGACATTGCCAAAGATTTGCAAGAAATTATGGGAATTATGTTAGCAGATAACCGTCAAGCGTGGGATTTACAACCTGATGGCAGTTATGTCCAACGTCAAACCCATGAGGATAGTCCAGAAACTAACTCTCAAAAAACCCTCATGAATATGGCATTACGTTCAACAGGCATAGTCTAA